In Aquincola tertiaricarbonis, the genomic stretch CCAGCGGGCAGAGCCTGGTGGCCGCGGGCGGCACCGCCGGCGCCTCCATCGCGCCCGAGCGGCCGTCGGCGCAGCAGATCCGCCAGGCCCGGCTGCTGCGGGCGGCCGCCCAGCTGGAAGGCCTGGACGACGAGCCCGCGCCGGGTGCATCGCCACGCGGGCGGGTGCGGGCGCTGGCGCTCATCCCCAACAACGACATCACGCTGGCCGGCGAAGACCGCTTCCTGCTGGTGGTGCAGCCGGTGCCGGCCGCGCTGGCCACCAATGCGCTGGCGGTGCAGAGCGCCTACCGCGAGTACCAGCAGCGCGCGTTGGCGCGCGACGGCCTGCGCAAGATGTACGTGGGCACGCTGACGCTGGCGCTCATCCTGGCGGTGTTCGGCGCGGTGCTGCTGGCCGGCCTGCTGGGCACCCAGCTGGCGCGGCCGCTGCTGCTGCTGGCCGAAGGCGTGCGCCAGGTGGCCCAGGGCGACCTCACGGCCAAGCCGGTGTCCACCGCCGGCGACGAACTCGGTGGCCTGACGCGCAGCTTTGCCGACATGACCGAGCAGCTGGGCCAGGCGCGCGAGCAGGTGCAGCGGGGCGTCGCCCAGCTGGAAAGCGCCCGCACCCACCTGCAGACCATCCTCGACAGCCTGACCGCCGGCGTGGTGGTGTTCGACCGTGAACGCCGCATCGAGAGCGTGAACCCCGGTGCCACCCGCATCCTCAAGCTGCCGCTGTCGGCCCACGTGGGCCAGCGGCTGGACGAGGTCTCCGGCCTGGAAGCCTTCGCCCAGGGCGTGTGGCAGCGCTTCGAGCTGCACCGCTCCAGCCCCGAAGCCGGCGAGCGCGACCACTGGCAGGACTCCTTCGACCTGCAGCCCACCGGCGCCGACCGCGACACGCTGACCCTGCTGGTGCGTGGCGCGGTGCTGCCCAACGACGCGCGGCTGATGGTGTTCGACGACATCACCGACGTGGTGTCGGCCCAGCGCTCGGCCGCCTGGGCCGAGGTGGCGCGCCGCCTGGCGCACGAGATCAAGAATCCGCTGACGCCCATCCAGCTCTCGGCCGAGCGGCTGCAGCACAAGCTGGAAAGCAAGCTCGAAGGCACCGACCAGGCGATGCTGGTGCGCTCGGTGGGCACCATCGTCGCCCAGGTGCAGGCGATGAAGCAGCTGGTCAACGAATTCCGCGACTATGCGCGCCTGCCCGCCGCCAGCCTGGGGCCGCTGGACCTCAACCAGCTGGTGGGCGAGGTGCTGGCGCTGTATGGCGCGCAGGCCGAGCAGGGCCGTTTGACCGCGCATTGCGCCCCCGCGCTGCCCGCCATCCTGGGCGACACCACGCAGCTGCGCCAGGTGGTTCACAACCTGGTGCAGAACGCGCTGGACGCCGTCGACGAGCGGGCCGACGGCCACGTCGACGTGATCACCGAAGCCGTGCGCAACGACAACGGCGACGTGCGTGCCGTTCGGCTGAAAGTGCTCGACAACGGACCCGGCTTCAACGACAAGGTGCTCAAGCGCGCGTTCGAGCCCTATGTCACCACCAAGAGCAAAGGCACCGGCCTGGGCCTGGCGGTGGTCAAGAAGATCGCCGATGAGCATGGCGCACGCGTGCGCATTGGCAACCGTACGGATGAAGTGGCCGGCTTGAGCGAATCGGCTCAACCGGCAGGCGCGCAAGTTTCGTTATCATTTTCGAACCTCGCCGCCGTACCCGCCGCCGCCGCCGTGGTGGTGGCCGGTTCTCCTCCCCTGGCGCACTGAGGATCATGGCCACAATACTTGTTGTTGACGACGAACTCGGCATCCGTGCCCTGTTGTCCGAGATCCTGACCGACGAAGGTCACACCGTCGAACTGGCAGAGAACGCCGCACAGGCACGCGCGGCCCGCGAACGCCGACGTCCCGATCTGGTGCTGCTGGACATCTGGATGCCCGATGTGGACGGCATCACGCTGCTCAAGGAATGGGGCAGCACCTCGCAGCTGACCATGCCCGTCATCATGATGAGCGGGCACGGCACCATCGACACCGCGGTGGAAGCCACCAAGTACGGCGCGATGGCCTTCCTGGAAAAACCCATCACGCTGCAGAAGCTGCTGCGTGCGGTGGAGGCGGGCCTGGCCAAGCCGGCACCGCGCGGCAACGAGGCGCCGCCGCTGGGTGGCGGCCTGCCGCTGCGTGGCGACGGCGGCCTCACGGTGGAATCGGCGATGACCGGCGGCATGGGCCTGCCGCCACCGCAGCCGCTGCAGCTGGGGCCGCAGAGCGAGCAGTCCTTCGACCTCGACCGGCCGCTGCGCGAGGCACGCGATGCCTTCGAGAAGAGCTACTTCGAGTTCCACCTGGCCAAGGAAAACGGCAGCATGACCCGCGTGGCCGAGAAGACCGGTCTTGAGCGCACGCACCTGTACCGCAAGCTCAAGCAGCTGGGCGTGGACCTCAGCCGCAACAAGCGCAGCGCGCTCTAAAAAACGCGGCGGGGTATTGCACCCCGAAGTTTTGACGCTATACTCGTGGTCTTGGCCAAGTAGCTCAGTTGGTAGAGCAGCGGATTGAAAATCCGCGTGTCGGTGGTTCGATTCCGCCCTTGGCCACCAAAATCGCAAGACCTTGAAAGCTCAGCTCTTCAGGGTTTTTCGTGAGGGCCAGGTTGTCTAGACAAGTGGTGTGCAAGGCTTGCCAAACACGCAACTTCTCGTGCTACAGTCGCGGCCCTGAAATGCCCAGGTGGCGGAATTGGTAGACGCACTAGTTTCAGGTACTAGCGGGTAACTCCGTGGAGGTTCGAGTCCTCTCCTGGGCACCAAAGATCAGCAAGGGCCGATGCGCAAGCATCGGCCCTTTTGCTTTGATCTGGTCGTTTACGGCGTCGCCTTCAGGCGACCACGCGGTGCCAGCACCATCGCCCCCACCGCCAGCACGCCGAGGCCCACCAGCGCGCCGGCTTTCACGTACAGCACGCTCGACACCAGCAGGTAGGCGCAGCAGGCGCAGAAGGCCAGCGGCAGCCAGGGGTACAGCGGCACCTTGAAGGGCCGGTTTGCGTCGGGCCGGGTGCGGCGCAGCACCAGCACCGACAGCGCGCTCAGCGTCAGAAAGCCCCAGTACACCGGCGACAGGTAGTCCACCATCGTCGAGAAGCCGCCGCGCGTGACGGTGCCCAGGCCCACCAGTGCCACCGCCACGATGCCGATGGCCGCCACTGAGGCCGGCGGGATGCCACGCGACAGGTCCCAACGGCCCAGCCGCGCGCCCAGCCAGCCACCCAGCAGCCGCGCCTGCTGCAGGTCGTGCGCCGCGGCCCAGGTGGTGCGGGCACCTGCGATCAGGATGGCGTTCATCACCGTGATTGAGGTCAGCGCCACGGCGCCGACGATGAGCAGCTCACCGGGCGTGCCGAAGGCCATGCGCATCAGCTCGGCGGCCGGTGCTTCGCTGCGGGCCAGGCCTTCCAGGCCCAGGCCGCGCAGGTAGGCGAAGTTCGCCAGCAGGTACAGGCCGGTGACGATGGCCAGCCCCAGCAGCAGCGCATGCACGATGCCGCGCCGACCGTCGCGCATCTCGGACGACAGCGTGGCCGCATCGCTCCAGCCGCCGTAGGCCAGGAACACGAAGACGAAGGCGGTGCCGATGGCCACTGGCTCGCTGCGGTCAGGCGTGGCCAGCGGCGTGGCGGGCGGCACGCCCTGCAGCATCAGCCAGCCGGCCGCGGCGCCCAGCGCCAGCATGCCGGCGATCACCAGCCCCATCAGGCCCACCTGGGTACCCAGGCCCACGTGCACGCCGCGCAAGTTCAGCAGCGTCAGCAGCACGATCACGGTGGCTGCGAACAGCGCGCTGCCGTACGCGCCCAGCTGCGGCCCCAGCCATTGCTCCAGCTTGACCACCTGGTTCAGGTAGTCGCCGAAGACGAAAGCCAGCAGCGCCATCGAGCCGGTGTGGATGACCCCGAAGCGCGACCACGCGAACAGGAAGCCGGTGCGCGCGCCGAAGGCCAGGCGCAGGAAGTGGTAGTCGCCACCCGCATGCGGAAAGGCCGCCGCCAGCTCGGCAAAGCACAGTGCACCGATGAAGGACAGCAGGCCGCCCAGGCCCCAGGCCAGGTACAGCGCATGGTCGCTGGCCAGGCTGGCGGCCACCATGGGGGAGGTCTTGAAGATGCCGGCGCCGACGACCATGCCCACGCACACGGAAACCGCGTGGCGCACGTTCAGGTGTCTTTCGGGCGCCGCATCAGCGGCGAGATCAGGCGTTGTGGTCATGGGGCGGCAGTGTCGCCGCGCTGGCGTTGCTGCCGGCCGCGCTGCGTCTGCATTTGCATATGCGCCACGGTCAGTGGCCTTCATCGCGGCGCATGGCTACGCTCGCGGCTTTGCTTTTCTTTTCCTTGGCCAGCACTCCATGAACCGTCCTGATTCTTCGGTCCGCAACCGCCTTCTGCTGGGCCTTGCCGCCGCCGCCGCCGGCGTCACCCCGGTGGCCCAGGCCGCCGACACCACCGATTCGGTGGTGGTCACCGGCACCCGCAGCCGCGACCGCACGGTGCTCAGCTCGGCCTCGCCGATCGACGTGCTGTATGCCGACGACCTGCGCCGCGCCGCCGGCCCGGAGGGCAACCTGGCCGCCGCGCTGCAGACGCTGCTGCCTTCGTTCAACTTTCCGCGGCAAAGCAACTCGGGCGCGGCCGACCATGTGCGTGCGGCGCAGTTGCGCGGCATGAGCCCCGACCAGGTGCTGGTGCTGGTCAACGGCAAGCGGCGCCATGTGTCGGCGGTGGTGAACGTGGAATCCAAGACCGGCAAGGGCACCAACCCGGTGGACTTCAATGCGCTGCCGCTCAATGCGGTCAAGCGGGTGGAAGTGCTGCGCGACGGCGCTGGCGCGCAGTACGGGTCGGATGCCATTGCCGGCGTCATCAACATCATCCTGGACGATGCGCGCGAAGGCGGCGAGGCCGTGGCCACGGCCGGCGGCTACAGCACCCGTTTTGCGCCGACGGATGAGCGCCTGACCGACGGTGCCGGCGGCGAGCTGCAGCTCAAGCAGGGCTGGCGGCTGGGCGACGGCTTCGTGCGCGCCGGTGCCGAGCTGTCGCGCCGCCAGGCCACCAACCGTGCCGGTGCCGACGAAGTGCCCTTCTTCGAGGAGCCGACGCCCGACAACCTGGCGCTGCAAGGCCGCCGCAACTACGCGGCCGGCGACCCGCAGGCCGACAAGCTGGGCCTGTGGCTGAACGGCGCCCTGCCGCTGGCCGGTGGCCAGGAGGCCTATGCCTTCGGCACCTGGACGCGTCGCGACAGCGTGGGCGCGGCCTACTTCCGCTACCCCGACAGTTCGGCCAACCCCGACCGCTTCTACCCCGATGGCTACCGCCCCGAGACCACCGGCCGCAGCGACGACCTCGCGCTGACCGCGGGTGTGCGAGGCCCGCTGGTCGGTTGGGAGGCCGATGCCAGCCTGGCCTATGGCCGCAACGACTTCGACTTCGGCGTGCGCCGCTCGCTCAATGCCTCGCTGGGCGCGGCCAGCCCCACGCGCTTCGACCTCGGCGGCTACCGTTTCGACCAATGGGTGGCCAACCTCGACCTCAGCCGGCCGCTGAACCTGGGCCTGGCCCAGCCGGCCACCTTGGCCGTGGGCGCCGAATGGCGGCGTGAGGGCTTTCGCAGCAGCGCGGGAGATGCCGCCTCCACCGCCATCGGCCCGGTGATCGCGCCACCGGGCGCGCAGGCCGGCCCGGGCCTGTCGCCCGCCGATACTGCCGACACCTCGCGCCGCATCGTCGGCGTGTATGCCGACCTTTCGGCCGATGTGAGCAAGCAGCTGTTCGCCGAAGCGGCCGCCCGCTACGACCACTACAGCGATGCCGGTGGTGCCGGCACCGGCAAGCTGTCGGCCCGTTATGCCTTCACGCCCGCGCTGGCCTTGCGCGGCGCGGCGTCCACCAGCTTCCGTGCGCCTTCGCTGGCGCAGGAAGCCTTCAGCTTCACCACCTCCAACTATGGCGATGGCGGCGTGCTCAGCCAGGTGCGCACGCTGCCGGTGGGCAGCGCCGCGGCGCAGGCCCTGGGCGCCCGGGACCTGAAGCCCGAGCGCTCGCGCAACTTCAGCCTGGGCCTGACGGCGCAGCCCGCGGCCGGCGTGTCGGTGACGCTGGACGTCTACCGCATCGACGTGAAGGACCGCATCACGCTGAGCGAGCGCTTCAGCAGCGCTGCGCTGAGCAGCCTGCTGGCCAGCCAGTACGGCCTGCTGAACGTGGATGGGGTCAACTTCTTCACCAACGCGGTGGACACCCGCACGCAGGGTGCCGACCTGGTGGGCCAGTGGCAGGGCAAGGCGGCCGGCGGCGACCTGCAGCTGAGCGCCGCGATCTCGGCCAGCCGTACCCGCATCCAGCGCACAGAGGGCCTGCCGGCGCAGCTCACGGCGCTGGGCGCCAGCGGTGGCCTGGTGGGCCTGGAAGAGGCCAACACGCTCACGTCCTCGTCGCCGCGGCAGCGCCATGTGTTCACCGCGCAATGGACCGGCGGCGCCTATGGCGGGCTGCTGCGGGCCACCCGCCATGGCAAGACCACGCGGGTGTTCGACTTCGGCGACGGCTTCACGCCCACGCAGACCTATGGCGCCACCTGGCAGCTGGACGCGGAAGTGGAATGGCGGCCCACCAAGGCCTGGGCGCTGGCGCTGGGCGGTGTGAACATCACCAACCGCTACCCCGACCGCTCCATCGCCGACATCGCCTACTTTGGCAACCTGCCCTACGACGTGCTGTCGCCGGTCGGCTTCAACGGCGCGTACTGGTACGCGCGGGCGCGGTACACGTTCTGATCAGTCTCGGCGGCGTGATCGCCAGGCCACCAGCCCGGCGATCACGGTGAAGGCGGTGACGATGCTCACCACGATCCAGAAGCCGTGCGGCTCTTCACTGAGCGGCACGCCGCCCACGTTCATGCCCAGCAGCCCAGCGATCAGGTTGATGGGCAGGGCCAGCACCGTCACCACCGTCAGCACGAACAGGCTGCGGTTGTTGTCCTCGTTCACGCGGGCGGCAATCTCTTCCTGCAGCAGCTTGATGCGCTCCTGCAGCGCCGACATGTCGCGCAGCACCACCGAGAACTCTTCGGTGGACTGGCGCAGCGCCAGCACGCCGGCTTCGTCGATCCACGCCGGCGGGTGCTGCAGCAGCCGGAACAGCGCCGCCGGCTCGGGCGCCAGCAGGCGCTGCAGCCGCACCAGCACCCGCCGCATCGCGCCCAGCTTGGCGCGGCGCGCGTCAGGCCGGTTGGCCAGCAGTTCGTCTTCCACCTCGTCCACCCGCGCGGTCACGTCGCGCACGATGCGCACCAGCACGTCGGCCTGGGCCCGCAGCAGCGCTTCCAGCAGCTCGATGGGTGAGGCAATGGTGTCACCGCGCTTGGCCGCGGTGCGCAGCGCATCGATGGAGCGCAGCGCATGGCGCCGGGCTGTCACCACCAGGTGCCGGTCCACATGCACCCACAGCGTGCTGATCTCGGACGGCTCGAACGAGAACGAGAAGTGCACGTCGTTGATCACCGCGATCAGCGCATGGTGGTCGGTGCGCTCGATGCGGGTGGAGTGCAGGTCTTCCTTCAGCGCCTCGAAAAACGGCTCGGGCAGCTGCGCTGCCTGCGCCAGCCACGGCTGGCTGCCGGTGTGCGCCAGGTTGAAGTGCAGCCACAGGAACTCGCCATGGGCCGAGGCGCCAGCCCGGCGTGCCGCCAGCCACTGCGCGGCCTCGGCCGAGCCGATGTCCTGCCCGTGGCGGCCCGGCCCCAGCCGGTAGCCACAGATCAGGCCCGATTCGTCGGCGCCGTAGGAGCTGGCGGCGGCCGGCGTCATCCGGCCTTGATGCGCTGGTCGAGGTGGGCCAGCGCTTCTTCCACCTGGTCCACCAGCACCAGGCACAGGTCGCCCGGCTGCAGGCGGTCCAGCGCGGTGTCGATGGCCAGGAACTCGCCGCGGATCTCTTCCACATGGCGGGTGCGGCGGGCCTGGCCCAGGCCTTCACGCAGCAGCGCCATCACCTCGCCGTCGGCACGGCCGCGCTGGGCCGCGTCCTGGTACAGGATCACGTCGTCGAAGGCATCGCCCAGGATCACGGTCTGCTCGCGGATGTCTTCGTCGCGCCGGTCGCCGGCGCCGCTGATCACCACGCTGCGGCGCTTGGCCGGCATCGCATCCACCGCCTGCACCAGCGCCCGCATCGCGTCGGGGTTGTGGCCGTAGTCGGCGATCACGGTGGCGCCGCGGAAATCCATCACGTTGAAGCGGCCGGGCGCGTTGTGCGCGTCGTTGACGAAGCTGGCCAGCCCGCTGCGGATGGCCGCCAGGTCCAGCCCCAGGCCCCAGGCCGCGGCCACCGAGGCCAGCACGTTCTCCACCTGGAAGCCGATGGTGCCGGCGCGCGTCAGCGGCACGTCGCGCAGCGAGATGGCTTCGCGCCAGCTGCCTTCGGCCACCACCACCGCGCCGTCGTCCACGTACACGGTGCGGCCGCCCTGGGCACGGTGCGTGGCCATCACCGGGTGGTGGCGGTCGGCCGCGAAGAAGATCACCTTGCCCGGCGAGGTGGCCGCCATCTTGGCGACGATGGGATCGGCCGCATTGAGCACCGCATAGCCGGTGGGTGCCACGTTCTGCACGATCACGCGCTTGAGCACCGCCAGGTCTTCCACCGTGGTGATGTAGTTCAGGCCCAGGTGGTCGCCGGCGCCGATGTTGGTGACCACGGCCACCTGGCAGCGGTCGAAGCCCAGGCCCTCGCGCAGCACGCCGCCGCGGGCAGTCTCGAACACCGCCGCGTCCACGTCGGGGTGGGCCAGCACGTTGCGCGCGCTCTTGGGGCCGCTGCAGTCGCCGGAGTCGATCTGCCGGCCTTCCACGTACACGCCGTCGGTGTTGGTCATGCCCACGCGCAGGCCGTCGCTGGCCAGCAGGTGCGCGATCAGGCGGGCGGTGGTGGTCTTGCCGTTGGTGCCGGTGACGGCCACCACCGGGATGCGGCCGTCTTCACCCGGCGGGAACAGGTGGTTGATGATGGCTTCGCCCACCGGCCGGCCCTTGCCGTACGAGGGCGACAGGTGCATGCGCAGGCCGGGCGCGGCGTTCACTTCCACCACGCCGCCGTGCTGCGCCTCCAGCGGCTCCAGCACGCCTTCGCACACCACGTCCACGCCGCAGATGTCCAGGCCGATCATGCGGGCCGCGGCCACCGCACGCTCGGCCACCTCGGGGTGCACGTCGTCGGTCACGTCGGTGGCGGTACCGCCGGTGCTCAGGTTGGCGTTGTTGCGCAGGATCACGCGCTGGCCCACCGCCGGCACCGACTGTTCGGTCAGGCCTTGTTCAGCCAGCCGCGCGATGGCGATCTCGTCGAAACGGATCTTGGTCAGCGAGGTGGCATGGCCTTCGCCGCGGCGCGGGTCGGCGTTGACGCGCTCGACCAGCTCGCGCACGGTGTGCTCGCCGTCGCCGATCACGTGCGGCGGATCGCGCCGGGCGGCGGCCACCAGCTGGTCGCCCACCACCAGCATGCGGTAGTCGGAGCCGGGCAGGTACTTCTCGACCATCACCGTGCCGTACTCGGCGGCGGCGCGGTAGGCGATGTCCAGGTGGTCGCGGTGCGTGATGTTCACCGTCACGCCCTTGCCCTGGTTGCCGTCCTGCGGCTTCACCACCACCGGCAGGCCCACTTCCTGGGCCACGGCCCAGGCGTCGTCGGCGCTGTCCACCGGGCGGCCGATGGGCACCGGCACGCCGGCTGCGCGCAGCAGCTTCTTGGTCAGGTCCTTGTCCTGGGCGATGGCCTCGGACACGGCGCTGGTGGAATCGACCTCGGCGGCCCAGATGCGGCGCTGCTTGGCGCCCCAGCCGAACTGCACCAGGCTGCCTTCGGTGAGCCGGCGGTACGGAATGCCGCGGGCCAGCGCCGCGTGCACGATGCTGCCGGTGCTGGGGCCCAGGCGCACGTCCTCGTCCTTCTCCCGCAGGCGGCGGATGGCGGCGTCGACGTCGAAGTCGGTGCCCGCCAGTGCGGCGCTGACCAGCAGGTGCGCCTCTTCCAGCGCCATGCGGCCCACGGCCTCTTCGCTGTACTCCACCACCACCTGGTACACGCCTTCATCCACCGTGGCCGAGGTGCGGCTGAAGGTGACGGGGCAGCCCGCTTCCTTCTGCAGCGCCAGCGCGGCTGCTTCCAGCACATGGGCCAGCGAGGCGGCGCCGGTGGCCGGCCGCAGCGCGCCGATGGCCGGGAAGCGCTGGCGCACCCGGTCCTCGAAGTCGTCGCGCTGCGACAGCGTCAGCGCCTTCTCGGAGCATTGGACGATCGCCTCGATGGCCGTGTTGCGGGTCCAGAGGTTGGGGCCGCGCAGCGCGCGAATGCGGGAGACTTGCATGGGCTTGGGGCGGTGGGTCAGACGGCGGTGGCCACGTCGCCGGCGAAGGTCTCGATGCCGGCAATCATCAGGTCGGGCGGAACATCCTGGGCCCAGGCGGCGGCGATGGCGGCCAGCAAGGCTTCGGTGTCGATCGGGTCGTGCGCGGCGCCGCGGCCCAGCGCCATGCGCTGCACCGGGGCCAGGCGGGTCTCGGCGCTGCCGGTGGCCAGCACCACGCGGCCATCGCGCACGAACACCGCGCGGCCGCCACGGGCGCCGGTGCCGCGGTGCTTGTCGATGGCCACCAGCTGCGGGTCGATGCCGTAGAGGATGGTGTCGCCATCGCACAGCTCGGCCAGCGCGGCCACGCGCTCATCGGCGGCGTTCAGCACCGCGGTGCCGTGCGACAGCACCACGTCCACCTGGGTGCGCAGCACCTTCACCAGCTGGTCGGGCTCGAAGAAGTCGTGCTGGGCCAGCGGCTCGCGCAGGCTGTCGGGCAGGTCGAGGTCGGTGACGATGCCGACGTCGCAGCGGTCATAGGCCAGGCCGTCGTTGAGGATCTGCACCGGGCCGTTCTCGATCACCGCGGTGTCCACGCTGCGGCTCATCAGCAGGCGCTGGGCGCTGTCCCAGCGGGTGGCGTCGCCGCCTTCCACGCGGCGGCGCTCCAGGTACAGGCCCTCGCGGCAGGCCAGGCCTACATGGCGGCCGGCCAGCTGCAGCAGCCAAGCCACCAGCCGTGCCACCAGCGTGGTGTTGCGGGTGCCGGCCACGCCCACGATGGGAATGCGGCCGTCTTCGCCCTCGCGGAACAGGTGGTCCACCACCGCGCGGCCCACCGGGCGCGGCATGCCCACGGCGGGCTTCAGGTGCATCAGCAGGCCGGGGCCGGCGTTCACCTCGACGATGGCGCCGCCCTGCACGTGCAGCGGGCGGCGGATGTCCTCGGCCACCATGTCGATGCCAGCGATGTCCAGGCCCACCACACGGGCGGCCAGCGCGGCCACGCGGGCCACCTCGGGGTGCACGTCGTCCGTGCAGTCGATGGCCACGTTGCC encodes the following:
- a CDS encoding sensor histidine kinase; this translates as MSKSLRWAWIVSLVAAIGVALVLTFVLALTTDSRVFYERNFVWLFWVNVTVAALLALVVLLAAVRLVVRLKRGKFGSKLLFKLAGIFALVGVVPGVLIYTVSYQFVTRSIEAWFDARVEGALDAGLNLGRSTLDALVFDLGDRTRAAADRMAETRLQPDTLQLERLREQLGAEQVAVLNASGQSLVAAGGTAGASIAPERPSAQQIRQARLLRAAAQLEGLDDEPAPGASPRGRVRALALIPNNDITLAGEDRFLLVVQPVPAALATNALAVQSAYREYQQRALARDGLRKMYVGTLTLALILAVFGAVLLAGLLGTQLARPLLLLAEGVRQVAQGDLTAKPVSTAGDELGGLTRSFADMTEQLGQAREQVQRGVAQLESARTHLQTILDSLTAGVVVFDRERRIESVNPGATRILKLPLSAHVGQRLDEVSGLEAFAQGVWQRFELHRSSPEAGERDHWQDSFDLQPTGADRDTLTLLVRGAVLPNDARLMVFDDITDVVSAQRSAAWAEVARRLAHEIKNPLTPIQLSAERLQHKLESKLEGTDQAMLVRSVGTIVAQVQAMKQLVNEFRDYARLPAASLGPLDLNQLVGEVLALYGAQAEQGRLTAHCAPALPAILGDTTQLRQVVHNLVQNALDAVDERADGHVDVITEAVRNDNGDVRAVRLKVLDNGPGFNDKVLKRAFEPYVTTKSKGTGLGLAVVKKIADEHGARVRIGNRTDEVAGLSESAQPAGAQVSLSFSNLAAVPAAAAVVVAGSPPLAH
- a CDS encoding response regulator: MATILVVDDELGIRALLSEILTDEGHTVELAENAAQARAARERRRPDLVLLDIWMPDVDGITLLKEWGSTSQLTMPVIMMSGHGTIDTAVEATKYGAMAFLEKPITLQKLLRAVEAGLAKPAPRGNEAPPLGGGLPLRGDGGLTVESAMTGGMGLPPPQPLQLGPQSEQSFDLDRPLREARDAFEKSYFEFHLAKENGSMTRVAEKTGLERTHLYRKLKQLGVDLSRNKRSAL
- a CDS encoding APC family permease; its protein translation is MTTTPDLAADAAPERHLNVRHAVSVCVGMVVGAGIFKTSPMVAASLASDHALYLAWGLGGLLSFIGALCFAELAAAFPHAGGDYHFLRLAFGARTGFLFAWSRFGVIHTGSMALLAFVFGDYLNQVVKLEQWLGPQLGAYGSALFAATVIVLLTLLNLRGVHVGLGTQVGLMGLVIAGMLALGAAAGWLMLQGVPPATPLATPDRSEPVAIGTAFVFVFLAYGGWSDAATLSSEMRDGRRGIVHALLLGLAIVTGLYLLANFAYLRGLGLEGLARSEAPAAELMRMAFGTPGELLIVGAVALTSITVMNAILIAGARTTWAAAHDLQQARLLGGWLGARLGRWDLSRGIPPASVAAIGIVAVALVGLGTVTRGGFSTMVDYLSPVYWGFLTLSALSVLVLRRTRPDANRPFKVPLYPWLPLAFCACCAYLLVSSVLYVKAGALVGLGVLAVGAMVLAPRGRLKATP
- a CDS encoding TonB-dependent receptor plug domain-containing protein, with the translated sequence MNRPDSSVRNRLLLGLAAAAAGVTPVAQAADTTDSVVVTGTRSRDRTVLSSASPIDVLYADDLRRAAGPEGNLAAALQTLLPSFNFPRQSNSGAADHVRAAQLRGMSPDQVLVLVNGKRRHVSAVVNVESKTGKGTNPVDFNALPLNAVKRVEVLRDGAGAQYGSDAIAGVINIILDDAREGGEAVATAGGYSTRFAPTDERLTDGAGGELQLKQGWRLGDGFVRAGAELSRRQATNRAGADEVPFFEEPTPDNLALQGRRNYAAGDPQADKLGLWLNGALPLAGGQEAYAFGTWTRRDSVGAAYFRYPDSSANPDRFYPDGYRPETTGRSDDLALTAGVRGPLVGWEADASLAYGRNDFDFGVRRSLNASLGAASPTRFDLGGYRFDQWVANLDLSRPLNLGLAQPATLAVGAEWRREGFRSSAGDAASTAIGPVIAPPGAQAGPGLSPADTADTSRRIVGVYADLSADVSKQLFAEAAARYDHYSDAGGAGTGKLSARYAFTPALALRGAASTSFRAPSLAQEAFSFTTSNYGDGGVLSQVRTLPVGSAAAQALGARDLKPERSRNFSLGLTAQPAAGVSVTLDVYRIDVKDRITLSERFSSAALSSLLASQYGLLNVDGVNFFTNAVDTRTQGADLVGQWQGKAAGGDLQLSAAISASRTRIQRTEGLPAQLTALGASGGLVGLEEANTLTSSSPRQRHVFTAQWTGGAYGGLLRATRHGKTTRVFDFGDGFTPTQTYGATWQLDAEVEWRPTKAWALALGGVNITNRYPDRSIADIAYFGNLPYDVLSPVGFNGAYWYARARYTF
- a CDS encoding transporter, with the translated sequence MTPAAASSYGADESGLICGYRLGPGRHGQDIGSAEAAQWLAARRAGASAHGEFLWLHFNLAHTGSQPWLAQAAQLPEPFFEALKEDLHSTRIERTDHHALIAVINDVHFSFSFEPSEISTLWVHVDRHLVVTARRHALRSIDALRTAAKRGDTIASPIELLEALLRAQADVLVRIVRDVTARVDEVEDELLANRPDARRAKLGAMRRVLVRLQRLLAPEPAALFRLLQHPPAWIDEAGVLALRQSTEEFSVVLRDMSALQERIKLLQEEIAARVNEDNNRSLFVLTVVTVLALPINLIAGLLGMNVGGVPLSEEPHGFWIVVSIVTAFTVIAGLVAWRSRRRD
- the cphA gene encoding cyanophycin synthetase, coding for MQVSRIRALRGPNLWTRNTAIEAIVQCSEKALTLSQRDDFEDRVRQRFPAIGALRPATGAASLAHVLEAAALALQKEAGCPVTFSRTSATVDEGVYQVVVEYSEEAVGRMALEEAHLLVSAALAGTDFDVDAAIRRLREKDEDVRLGPSTGSIVHAALARGIPYRRLTEGSLVQFGWGAKQRRIWAAEVDSTSAVSEAIAQDKDLTKKLLRAAGVPVPIGRPVDSADDAWAVAQEVGLPVVVKPQDGNQGKGVTVNITHRDHLDIAYRAAAEYGTVMVEKYLPGSDYRMLVVGDQLVAAARRDPPHVIGDGEHTVRELVERVNADPRRGEGHATSLTKIRFDEIAIARLAEQGLTEQSVPAVGQRVILRNNANLSTGGTATDVTDDVHPEVAERAVAAARMIGLDICGVDVVCEGVLEPLEAQHGGVVEVNAAPGLRMHLSPSYGKGRPVGEAIINHLFPPGEDGRIPVVAVTGTNGKTTTARLIAHLLASDGLRVGMTNTDGVYVEGRQIDSGDCSGPKSARNVLAHPDVDAAVFETARGGVLREGLGFDRCQVAVVTNIGAGDHLGLNYITTVEDLAVLKRVIVQNVAPTGYAVLNAADPIVAKMAATSPGKVIFFAADRHHPVMATHRAQGGRTVYVDDGAVVVAEGSWREAISLRDVPLTRAGTIGFQVENVLASVAAAWGLGLDLAAIRSGLASFVNDAHNAPGRFNVMDFRGATVIADYGHNPDAMRALVQAVDAMPAKRRSVVISGAGDRRDEDIREQTVILGDAFDDVILYQDAAQRGRADGEVMALLREGLGQARRTRHVEEIRGEFLAIDTALDRLQPGDLCLVLVDQVEEALAHLDQRIKAG